In a single window of the Pseudomonadota bacterium genome:
- the tsf gene encoding translation elongation factor Ts, translating to MVEVSATRVKQLRSRTGAGIMDCKNALVEAGGDEDKAVEIIQKKGLAKAAKKAGAIAAEGVVHAYVHPGSRIGVLVEVNCQTDFVARNDEFRAFADDIALQIASMAPLYVSPEDLPPEHKSKQAEIFRAQLIEQANRTGKKHPDHVVERIVEGRLEKWLGESCLLEQPFIRDNDKTIGHVADLLTAKLGERISVRRFVRFELGEGIEKKKNDLAKEVAEALAG from the coding sequence ATGGTTGAAGTGAGCGCGACGAGGGTCAAACAGCTCCGTAGTCGCACCGGAGCCGGCATCATGGACTGCAAGAACGCCCTGGTGGAAGCCGGGGGCGACGAGGACAAGGCCGTCGAGATCATTCAGAAAAAGGGCCTTGCCAAGGCGGCCAAAAAGGCCGGCGCGATCGCCGCGGAGGGCGTAGTTCACGCCTACGTTCATCCGGGAAGCCGGATCGGTGTCCTTGTCGAGGTCAACTGCCAAACAGACTTCGTTGCCCGCAACGACGAGTTCAGGGCCTTTGCCGACGATATCGCGCTGCAGATCGCGTCCATGGCTCCCCTGTACGTTTCCCCCGAGGACCTGCCTCCGGAGCACAAATCGAAACAGGCCGAGATCTTCAGGGCCCAGCTGATCGAGCAAGCCAATCGCACCGGCAAGAAACATCCCGATCACGTCGTAGAGCGGATCGTGGAAGGTCGCTTGGAGAAGTGGTTGGGCGAATCGTGCCTCCTCGAGCAACCCTTCATTCGCGACAACGACAAGACCATCGGGCACGTCGCCGATCTGCTGACGGCCAAGCTCGGTGAGCGGATTTCGGTGCGAAGGTTCGTCCGCTTTGAGCTGGGCGAGGGGATCGAAAAGAAGAAGAACGACCTGGCGAAGGAAGTCGCCGAGGCCCTAGCCGGATAG
- the pyrH gene encoding UMP kinase, whose translation MQVSPGGRPQRILLKLSGEALCGSPGGYGVELSTLEGICSELTDVHAMGVQIAIVIGGGNIFRGLKGSAAGMDRASADYMGMLATVINGIALQDGLEKHGVETRLLAALEVRQVAEPYIRRRAIRHLEKGRLVIFVAGTGNPFFSTDTAAALRAMEIQADLLCKATKVSGVYDKDPVKYSDASMFRRLSYDRFIGERMGVMDATAVTLCRDNNLPIRVFQLTQRGNIRRVIEGQELGTLVTQSEDSI comes from the coding sequence ATGCAGGTTAGTCCAGGCGGCCGGCCCCAGCGCATCCTGCTCAAGCTCTCCGGTGAGGCGCTTTGTGGAAGCCCGGGTGGCTACGGAGTGGAGCTGAGCACACTCGAAGGCATATGCTCGGAGCTTACGGATGTGCACGCCATGGGTGTGCAGATCGCCATCGTCATCGGCGGAGGCAATATATTTCGCGGCCTCAAGGGAAGCGCAGCCGGCATGGATCGCGCGAGCGCGGACTACATGGGGATGCTGGCCACGGTCATCAACGGCATTGCGCTGCAGGACGGTCTCGAAAAGCACGGTGTGGAGACTCGCCTGCTGGCCGCTCTGGAGGTTCGCCAGGTGGCAGAGCCCTACATACGACGCCGCGCGATCCGACACCTGGAAAAGGGGCGACTCGTCATTTTTGTTGCGGGAACGGGCAATCCGTTCTTCTCTACCGACACGGCTGCTGCGCTCCGTGCCATGGAAATCCAAGCGGACCTGTTGTGCAAGGCAACCAAAGTCAGCGGGGTGTACGACAAGGATCCGGTCAAATACTCGGATGCGAGCATGTTCCGAAGGTTGAGCTACGACCGCTTCATTGGCGAACGCATGGGGGTCATGGACGCCACCGCGGTCACGTTGTGCCGGGACAACAATCTGCCGATCCGCGTCTTTCAGCTGACGCAGCGGGGTAACATCCGGCGAGTCATCGAGGGACAAGAGCTCGGGACGCTGGTGACCCAGAGCGAAGACAGCATCTAA
- the frr gene encoding ribosome recycling factor encodes MIDEAHEELRTAVAKSHEALRRELSKLRTGRANPALLESLRVDSYGQPTPIHQMATVGVPEPRLLTIKAWDRSQVKAIERAILESDLGLNPQSDGELIRVPLPPLTEDRRKELVKIARKYGEDAKVSIRKARHNAKDLLSTLREEGEASEDEVERASKRVEEIVQKATAEVDAIVGRKESDILAL; translated from the coding sequence ATGATCGACGAAGCGCATGAGGAGCTACGGACCGCGGTCGCAAAATCCCACGAGGCGCTGCGGCGCGAGCTGTCCAAGCTGCGAACGGGGCGAGCCAACCCCGCGTTGCTCGAGTCGCTGCGTGTGGATTCTTACGGCCAGCCTACGCCCATTCATCAAATGGCGACCGTGGGCGTGCCGGAGCCGCGCCTGCTCACGATCAAGGCCTGGGATCGTAGCCAGGTCAAGGCGATCGAGCGTGCCATCCTGGAGTCGGACCTGGGTTTGAACCCGCAGTCCGACGGCGAGCTGATTCGGGTGCCGCTGCCTCCCCTGACCGAGGATCGCCGCAAGGAACTGGTCAAGATCGCGCGCAAGTACGGGGAGGACGCCAAGGTATCGATCCGCAAGGCGCGCCACAACGCCAAGGACTTGTTGTCCACGCTGCGTGAGGAGGGCGAGGCCAGCGAAGACGAGGTGGAGCGAGCCAGCAAGCGCGTGGAAGAGATCGTGCAGAAAGCCACGGCCGAGGTGGACGCGATCGTCGGGCGCAAGGAAAGCGATATCCTCGCCCTGTAG
- a CDS encoding DUF4388 domain-containing protein: MKEPLESALRSSSVSAKPQRVYALKFISGKYQGGEFALPAEGEIIVGRSSDQNMVLVEDMVSRRHARISVEGGDVFIRDLKSTNGTFVNGERISEAKLSEGDRVLIGTSIMKLVRSSESSPPRAKPKGQPEGVRRRASQVQRMTGSIEEVPLPDLLQLFSSSKKNGVLVVRTETDVGKLYLDAGQVVYATLNDDDTLGAEKSLYRIVGWTAGTFCLESQPEEEFPRELNVSTEGLLMEAMRRMDEMARLD, from the coding sequence ATGAAGGAGCCTCTAGAAAGCGCCCTGCGCTCGTCTTCGGTTTCGGCCAAACCCCAGCGGGTCTACGCGCTTAAGTTCATTTCCGGAAAGTATCAGGGAGGCGAGTTCGCACTGCCGGCCGAGGGTGAGATCATCGTCGGCCGCTCCAGTGATCAGAACATGGTGCTGGTCGAGGACATGGTTTCTCGACGCCACGCTCGGATCTCGGTGGAGGGAGGGGACGTATTCATCCGAGACCTGAAGTCGACCAACGGGACCTTTGTCAACGGGGAGCGCATTAGCGAGGCCAAGCTGAGCGAGGGCGATCGGGTCTTGATCGGCACGAGCATCATGAAACTCGTGCGGAGCAGCGAATCCAGCCCGCCGCGGGCCAAGCCGAAGGGACAGCCCGAAGGAGTGCGGCGCCGTGCATCCCAAGTGCAGCGGATGACCGGCAGCATCGAGGAGGTACCCCTGCCGGACCTGCTGCAGTTGTTCAGCTCCTCCAAGAAGAATGGCGTACTTGTCGTACGTACAGAAACCGATGTCGGCAAGTTGTATTTGGACGCCGGTCAGGTGGTGTACGCGACGTTGAATGACGACGATACCCTCGGCGCAGAGAAGAGCTTGTACCGTATTGTTGGCTGGACAGCGGGCACCTTCTGCCTGGAGAGTCAGCCGGAGGAAGAGTTCCCGAGGGAACTGAACGTTTCGACCGAGGGCCTGTTGATGGAGGCCATGCGACGCATGGACGAAATGGCCAGGTTGGACGA